From one Brevibacterium sp. 'Marine' genomic stretch:
- a CDS encoding L-serine ammonia-lyase: MPLSVFDLFTVGIGPSSSHTVGPMRAGASFIDLLGDSLGSVADLRVDVFGSLAATGAGHGTFDAILIGLEGCRPDLIEANELTARRTRMSETGTIILGDSTGNGVELSFTEDDMVKRPLTVLPRHTNAMTVTAYDAAGATLAEETYYSVGGGFVTSETEFLDKEKTAEAGDDGGDGAAVDGSSDGGFDGTAADGGGAEFAVADSVVDAELESYDEELPYPFHSGVELLQRCRENDLSIAEIMHANELSMRDEDEIRHGLLHIYSVMEECASASLDRSGYLPGGLKVRRRAHDWYLKLKSEDPDRDPGYYLEWVNLIAMAVNEENASGGRVVTAPTNGAAGIIPAVLHYALNYVPAVVEGGESAKHRAIVDFLLTAAAIGVLYKERASISGAEVGCQGEVGSASSMAAGGLAAVMGGTPEQVENAAEIAMEHNLGLTCDPISGLVQVPCIERNAIAAGKAINASRMALWGDGQHRVSLDEVIETMRQTGADMSSKYKETAMGGLAVNVVEC; encoded by the coding sequence ATGCCATTGAGTGTCTTCGACCTCTTCACGGTCGGCATCGGACCGTCGAGCTCCCACACCGTCGGGCCGATGCGTGCCGGCGCGAGCTTCATCGACCTCCTCGGCGATTCGCTTGGATCCGTGGCGGATCTGCGTGTCGACGTGTTCGGCTCCCTGGCCGCCACGGGCGCCGGCCACGGGACCTTCGACGCCATCCTCATCGGCCTCGAGGGGTGCCGTCCCGATCTCATCGAAGCCAATGAACTCACCGCCCGGCGGACGCGGATGTCCGAGACCGGGACGATCATCCTCGGCGACTCGACCGGCAACGGCGTCGAGCTTTCGTTCACCGAGGATGACATGGTCAAACGACCCCTGACCGTGCTGCCGCGCCACACGAATGCCATGACCGTGACCGCCTATGACGCCGCCGGGGCAACGCTGGCCGAGGAGACCTACTACTCCGTCGGCGGCGGGTTCGTGACCTCGGAGACCGAATTCCTCGACAAGGAGAAGACCGCCGAGGCTGGTGACGACGGCGGCGACGGCGCGGCTGTCGACGGCAGCAGCGACGGTGGATTCGACGGCACAGCTGCCGACGGCGGCGGCGCCGAGTTCGCGGTCGCGGACTCTGTCGTCGATGCCGAGCTCGAGTCCTACGACGAAGAGCTGCCGTATCCCTTCCACTCAGGTGTCGAACTGCTTCAACGCTGCCGCGAGAACGACCTGTCGATCGCGGAGATCATGCACGCCAACGAACTGTCGATGCGCGACGAGGACGAGATCCGGCACGGCCTGCTCCACATCTACTCGGTGATGGAGGAATGCGCTTCCGCGTCCCTCGACCGCTCCGGCTATCTGCCCGGAGGGCTCAAGGTGCGCCGCCGCGCACACGACTGGTACCTCAAACTCAAGTCCGAGGACCCCGACCGGGACCCCGGCTACTACCTCGAATGGGTCAACCTCATCGCGATGGCCGTGAACGAGGAGAACGCATCGGGCGGCCGCGTCGTCACCGCACCCACCAATGGGGCGGCCGGCATCATCCCCGCCGTGCTGCACTATGCGCTCAACTACGTTCCCGCGGTGGTGGAAGGCGGCGAGTCCGCGAAGCACCGGGCCATCGTCGACTTCCTGCTCACCGCGGCGGCCATCGGCGTCCTCTATAAGGAACGCGCGTCGATCTCCGGCGCCGAGGTGGGCTGCCAGGGCGAGGTCGGATCCGCCTCGTCGATGGCCGCCGGGGGACTGGCCGCCGTGATGGGCGGGACCCCTGAGCAGGTGGAGAACGCCGCCGAGATCGCGATGGAGCACAACCTCGGCCTGACCTGCGACCCGATCTCCGGGCTCGTGCAAGTGCCGTGCATCGAACGCAATGCGATCGCCGCCGGCAAGGCCATCAACGCCTCCCGTATGGCGCTGTGGGGCGACGGCCAGCACCGGGTCAGCCTCGACGAGGTGATCGAGACGATGCGCCAGACCGGTGCGGACATGTCCTCGAAGTACAAGGAGACGGCGATGGGCGGCCTCGCCGTCAACGTCGTCGAGTGCTGA
- the gcvH gene encoding glycine cleavage system protein GcvH: MAQLPPLPQNFTYSAEHEWVDGAADELVGKTVKVGITAVAADALGEVVYVDLPEVGDTITAGETCGEVESTKSVSDLYTPVTGEVVTINEAAVDSPGLLNSDPYGEGWLFEVAVTEVGEVMDAAGYAEANSL; the protein is encoded by the coding sequence ATGGCACAGCTGCCCCCGCTCCCGCAGAACTTCACCTACTCCGCCGAACACGAATGGGTCGACGGCGCGGCCGATGAGCTCGTCGGCAAGACCGTCAAGGTCGGCATCACCGCCGTCGCCGCCGACGCCCTCGGCGAGGTCGTCTACGTCGACCTGCCCGAGGTCGGCGACACCATCACCGCAGGTGAGACCTGCGGTGAGGTCGAATCCACGAAGTCCGTGTCCGATCTCTACACCCCGGTGACCGGCGAGGTCGTCACCATCAACGAGGCGGCCGTGGACTCACCCGGACTGCTCAACTCCGACCCCTACGGTGAGGGTTGGCTGTTCGAGGTCGCCGTGACCGAGGTCGGCGAAGTCATGGACGCCGCCGGCTACGCCGAGGCGAACTCCCTCTGA
- the ectB gene encoding diaminobutyrate--2-oxoglutarate transaminase, with protein sequence MTESAKPTPTDKPDIFETRESAVRSYCRSWPATFARSQGAKQWDEDGNEYLDFFSGAGALNYGHNNPAVINPLIEYLQSGAVLHSMDMKTPAKREFLQTFQDLILKPRGLDYSVMFPGPTGTNTVEAALKLARKVTGRQHMLSFTNAFHGMTLGSLSVTGNSMKREGAGIPLTNSSKIPYDDYFDGEVPDFLWLEKVLADSGSGVDKPAAVIVETVQGEGGLRAARAEWLRALSDLCKKHDILLIVDDVQAGCGRTGSFFSFEEAGIEPDIVCLSKSISGSGLPLALTLFRPELDVWEPGEHNGTFRGNNPAFVTATAAIKTFWADNEFQNQLADTIAALHQRLDGIVEKAEGASIRGRGLLAGLCFEDLEVAEKVAAYAFENGLLLETSGADDEVIKIMPPLTIDSRDLQAGLDIIEAGVAKFAPAAATAALA encoded by the coding sequence ATGACTGAAAGCGCCAAGCCCACACCAACTGACAAGCCCGACATCTTCGAAACTCGCGAATCAGCTGTTCGCAGCTACTGCCGTTCCTGGCCCGCCACCTTCGCCCGTTCGCAGGGCGCCAAGCAGTGGGATGAGGACGGCAACGAATACCTCGACTTCTTCTCCGGTGCCGGTGCACTCAACTACGGCCACAACAACCCGGCCGTGATCAACCCGCTGATCGAATACCTGCAGTCGGGTGCCGTGCTGCACTCGATGGACATGAAGACTCCGGCCAAGCGTGAGTTCCTGCAGACCTTCCAGGACCTCATCCTCAAGCCGCGCGGACTCGACTACTCCGTCATGTTCCCCGGGCCGACTGGCACCAACACCGTCGAGGCGGCTCTCAAGCTCGCCCGCAAGGTGACCGGCCGTCAGCACATGCTCTCGTTCACCAACGCCTTCCACGGCATGACGCTGGGCTCGCTGTCGGTGACCGGCAACTCGATGAAGCGCGAAGGCGCAGGAATCCCGCTGACCAACAGCTCGAAGATTCCCTACGACGACTACTTCGACGGCGAGGTGCCCGACTTCCTGTGGCTGGAGAAGGTCCTCGCGGACTCCGGCTCGGGTGTCGACAAACCTGCCGCTGTCATCGTCGAGACCGTGCAGGGAGAGGGCGGACTCCGTGCCGCACGCGCCGAATGGCTGCGCGCTCTGTCCGACCTGTGCAAGAAGCACGACATCCTCCTCATCGTCGATGACGTGCAGGCCGGCTGCGGCCGCACCGGTTCGTTCTTCAGCTTCGAAGAAGCCGGCATCGAGCCCGACATCGTCTGCCTGTCGAAGTCGATCTCCGGTTCGGGTCTGCCGCTGGCACTGACCCTGTTCCGTCCCGAGCTCGACGTCTGGGAGCCCGGCGAGCACAACGGCACCTTCCGCGGTAACAACCCCGCGTTCGTCACTGCCACCGCCGCCATCAAGACCTTCTGGGCCGACAATGAGTTCCAGAACCAGCTTGCCGACACCATCGCCGCTCTGCACCAGCGCCTCGACGGAATCGTCGAGAAGGCCGAAGGCGCATCGATCCGCGGACGCGGCCTGCTGGCCGGCCTGTGCTTCGAGGACCTCGAGGTGGCCGAGAAGGTTGCCGCCTACGCATTCGAGAACGGTCTCCTGCTCGAGACCTCGGGCGCCGATGACGAAGTCATCAAGATCATGCCGCCGCTGACGATCGACTCGCGCGATCTGCAAGCGGGTCTGGACATCATCGAGGCCGGAGTGGCCAAATTCGCTCCCGCCGCAGCCACGGCCGCACTGGCCTGA
- the gcvP gene encoding aminomethyl-transferring glycine dehydrogenase, whose amino-acid sequence MTSSLAHTTQATGDTARPFSDRHIGPRADDARAMLAELGYDSLEALSSAAVPESIQNDELNLAAGRSEFDVLNDLRDLASQNVMRTQLIGQGYYDTITPAVIRRNLVENPAWYTAYTPYQPEISQGRLEALLNFQQVVQDLTGLDIANASLLDEATAVAEAVLLMRRAVKKGTTVVLDSELHPQTIAVVRARAKAMDFRVTVADLAEGLVGEDIFGIVCAQPGTTGAIRDFTDAVDGAHDRGALVTFDADLLALTLLKDCASQGADIAVGSAQRFGVPLFFGGPHAGFMAVKSGLQRQLPGRLVGVSKDAQGKPGYRLALQTREQHIRRQKATSNICTAQALLANVASMYAVYHGPIGLTRIASRVHRLAHAFAGAADTAPGAEVLTWDFFDTVALRVADAEAARYVADQAGFNIRVIDDTTVGVSFGEPHTVADANGLLEALGIIARVDADEFEAASAGTFGANAVPEPAYDSKFHRDTEFLTHPVFSAHGSETSMMRYLRTLSDRDLALDRTMIPLGSCTMKLNAAAEMEPITWPEFASIHPFAPAEQTEGWRALIGRLEDSLTEVTGYDRVSLQPNAGSQGELAGLLAIRAYHVANGDDARTVVLIPQSAHGTNAASAVLAGLQVQVVGTADDGSVDMDDLDAKIAKHEGTIAGIMITYPSTHGVFEPQIREVCDKVHAAGGQVYVDGANLNAMVGLAKPGEFGGDVSHLNLHKTFCIPHGGGGPGVGPVAVREHLAPYLPGDATLPELVAGDPDAKELPISASMFGSAGVLPISFAYLELMGAEGLREASRAALLGANYLAKKLGDVYPILYSGENGLVGHETILDLRAITAATGVTAEDVCKRLIDFGFHAPTLAFPVPGTLMVEPTESEDKDELDRFIEAMRTIRAEIDEIGKSYTYEESPLALAPHPATVVMDDWDGKYSRETAVFPVPGLRHTKYFPPVSRIDGAYGDRNLVCSCPPPEAFEEFEEGDK is encoded by the coding sequence TTGACCAGTTCACTCGCCCATACGACGCAGGCAACAGGGGACACCGCACGCCCCTTCTCCGACCGCCACATCGGCCCCCGCGCCGACGACGCCCGGGCCATGCTCGCCGAACTCGGCTATGACTCCCTGGAAGCGCTCTCATCCGCTGCCGTCCCGGAATCCATCCAGAACGACGAACTCAACCTGGCCGCAGGCCGCTCCGAATTCGATGTGCTGAACGACCTGCGCGACCTCGCCTCACAGAACGTCATGCGCACCCAGCTCATCGGCCAGGGCTACTACGACACGATCACCCCGGCCGTCATCCGCCGCAACCTGGTCGAGAACCCCGCCTGGTACACCGCCTACACCCCCTACCAGCCCGAGATCTCCCAGGGCCGGCTCGAAGCGCTGCTGAACTTCCAGCAGGTCGTCCAGGATCTCACCGGCCTCGACATCGCCAATGCCTCCCTCCTCGATGAAGCCACCGCCGTCGCCGAGGCGGTCCTGCTCATGCGTCGCGCCGTGAAGAAGGGGACAACCGTCGTCCTCGACTCCGAGCTCCACCCGCAGACCATCGCCGTCGTCCGCGCCCGTGCCAAGGCCATGGACTTCCGCGTCACCGTCGCCGACCTCGCCGAAGGTCTCGTCGGCGAAGACATCTTCGGCATCGTCTGCGCCCAGCCCGGCACCACCGGTGCCATCCGCGACTTCACCGACGCCGTCGACGGCGCGCATGACCGCGGGGCGCTCGTGACCTTCGACGCCGACCTGCTGGCACTCACCCTGCTCAAGGACTGCGCCTCCCAAGGCGCGGACATCGCCGTCGGCTCGGCCCAGCGCTTCGGTGTGCCCCTGTTCTTCGGCGGCCCCCACGCCGGCTTCATGGCCGTGAAGTCCGGACTCCAGCGCCAGCTGCCCGGCCGCCTCGTCGGAGTGTCCAAGGACGCCCAGGGCAAGCCCGGCTACCGCCTGGCCCTGCAGACCCGCGAGCAGCACATCCGCCGCCAGAAGGCGACCTCCAACATCTGCACCGCGCAGGCGCTGCTGGCCAACGTCGCCTCCATGTACGCCGTCTACCACGGCCCGATCGGCCTGACCCGCATCGCCTCCCGCGTCCACCGCCTCGCGCACGCGTTCGCCGGTGCCGCAGACACCGCTCCCGGCGCCGAGGTTCTCACCTGGGATTTCTTCGACACCGTCGCGCTGCGCGTGGCCGATGCCGAAGCCGCCCGCTACGTCGCCGACCAGGCCGGATTCAACATCCGCGTCATCGACGACACCACCGTCGGCGTCTCCTTCGGCGAACCCCACACCGTCGCCGATGCCAACGGTCTGCTCGAAGCCCTCGGCATCATCGCCCGGGTCGACGCGGACGAGTTCGAAGCCGCCTCGGCGGGGACCTTCGGAGCCAACGCCGTGCCCGAACCCGCATACGATTCGAAGTTCCACCGGGACACCGAATTCCTCACCCACCCCGTCTTCAGCGCCCACGGCTCCGAGACCTCGATGATGCGCTACCTGCGCACCCTGTCCGACCGGGACCTCGCACTCGACCGGACGATGATCCCGCTGGGCTCGTGCACGATGAAGCTCAACGCCGCCGCCGAGATGGAACCCATCACCTGGCCGGAATTCGCCTCCATCCACCCCTTCGCCCCGGCCGAGCAGACCGAGGGCTGGCGCGCACTCATCGGCCGCCTCGAGGACTCGCTGACCGAGGTCACCGGCTACGACCGCGTGTCCCTGCAGCCCAACGCCGGCTCGCAGGGTGAGCTGGCCGGACTGCTCGCCATCCGTGCCTACCATGTGGCGAACGGCGACGATGCCCGCACCGTCGTGCTCATCCCGCAGTCCGCGCACGGCACGAACGCCGCCTCCGCAGTGCTCGCCGGACTCCAGGTCCAGGTCGTCGGCACCGCCGACGACGGATCCGTGGACATGGACGACCTCGATGCGAAGATCGCCAAGCACGAGGGCACAATCGCCGGCATCATGATCACCTACCCGTCGACCCACGGTGTGTTCGAACCGCAGATCCGCGAGGTCTGCGACAAAGTGCACGCCGCCGGCGGCCAGGTCTACGTCGACGGTGCGAACCTCAACGCCATGGTCGGACTCGCCAAGCCCGGCGAATTCGGCGGCGACGTCTCCCACCTCAACCTGCACAAGACCTTCTGCATCCCCCACGGAGGAGGCGGCCCCGGAGTCGGCCCCGTCGCGGTGCGCGAACACCTCGCCCCGTACCTGCCCGGCGACGCCACCCTGCCGGAACTCGTCGCCGGCGACCCGGACGCCAAGGAACTGCCGATCTCCGCATCGATGTTCGGCTCCGCCGGAGTCCTGCCCATCAGCTTCGCCTACCTCGAACTCATGGGTGCCGAAGGGCTGCGCGAAGCCTCGCGGGCCGCCCTGCTGGGGGCGAACTACCTGGCGAAGAAGCTCGGCGACGTCTACCCCATCCTCTACTCGGGTGAGAACGGACTCGTCGGCCACGAGACGATCCTCGACCTCCGCGCGATCACCGCGGCGACGGGAGTCACCGCAGAAGATGTCTGCAAGCGGCTGATCGACTTCGGCTTCCACGCCCCGACCCTGGCCTTCCCGGTGCCCGGCACCCTCATGGTCGAACCCACCGAGTCCGAGGACAAGGACGAACTCGACCGCTTCATCGAAGCCATGCGCACCATCCGTGCCGAGATCGACGAGATCGGCAAGTCGTATACCTACGAAGAGTCGCCGCTGGCGCTTGCGCCGCACCCGGCGACCGTGGTGATGGACGACTGGGACGGCAAATACAGCCGCGAGACCGCGGTGTTCCCCGTGCCCGGACTGCGCCACACGAAGTACTTCCCGCCGGTCAGCCGCATCGACGGAGCCTACGGCGACCGCAACCTGGTGTGCTCCTGCCCGCCGCCAGAGGCCTTCGAAGAGTTCGAGGAAGGGGACAAGTGA
- the ectA gene encoding diaminobutyrate acetyltransferase: MINALAEPKTQIDVRTPELEDGQHLWRLAKDTAVLDLNSSYSYLLWCRDFADTSVIARIGGEPAGFVTGYTRPENPDTLMIWQVAVDENFRGHGLASTMLNELADRTGALRMETTITDDNAASNRLFQTFAEKRGAGFDRRPLFTPDLYPDGHDTEYLYEIAPL; the protein is encoded by the coding sequence GTGATTAACGCACTCGCTGAACCGAAGACGCAAATCGACGTCCGGACTCCTGAGCTGGAGGACGGGCAACATCTATGGCGGCTCGCGAAAGACACAGCCGTGCTCGATCTGAACTCCTCGTACTCGTACCTGCTGTGGTGCCGTGACTTCGCGGACACCTCGGTGATCGCACGGATCGGCGGAGAGCCCGCCGGCTTCGTCACCGGCTACACCCGTCCGGAGAATCCGGACACCCTGATGATCTGGCAGGTCGCCGTCGACGAGAACTTCCGCGGACACGGACTCGCATCGACCATGCTCAACGAGCTGGCCGACCGCACCGGTGCTCTGCGGATGGAGACGACGATCACCGATGACAATGCGGCGTCCAACCGTCTGTTCCAGACGTTCGCGGAGAAGCGCGGGGCCGGTTTCGACCGTCGCCCGCTGTTCACTCCGGACCTCTACCCGGACGGCCACGACACCGAGTACCTCTACGAGATCGCGCCCCTGTAA
- a CDS encoding MFS transporter produces MTDTIAETKVPLQLKRRSVVASTIGNILEWYEWSAYAVFTPFIAAAMFNSEDPVSSVLATLGVFAVGFLMRPLGGIVFGKIADVKGRKFVLIVTMLIMAGGSFLIAVLPTYGQIGVFASLILLLIRVAQGFAHGGESATANSYIAEIAPAHKRGFWGSIVFVAIFGGSVVAYTIGGVITNVFSEAAVSDWAWRIPFALGGLLALVALWMRRGMVESDVFESDEAEEVVDPTPLDRGRVARAIVLVVLMTSGITAAHYTWTSYASTLAITERGMDAQTAYWATVGAQIIALASLPFWGSLSDRIGRRPVLIGFGVLMAILQYPLMGMITDTGWTLFVASTLALLVVSMAGALLSAVLSEAFPTKVRTQGIGFAYSVSVAVFGGTAPYLNGLFNSLDLSWLSSGWVVLLCLATIVAVVKLPETKGKDLNAI; encoded by the coding sequence ATGACCGACACGATCGCAGAGACAAAGGTGCCTCTGCAGCTGAAACGGCGATCCGTCGTTGCGAGCACCATCGGCAATATCCTCGAATGGTACGAGTGGAGCGCCTACGCGGTGTTCACGCCGTTCATCGCGGCCGCCATGTTCAACAGTGAGGACCCGGTCTCCTCCGTCCTCGCAACCCTCGGCGTCTTCGCTGTAGGGTTCCTCATGAGACCCCTGGGCGGCATCGTGTTCGGCAAGATCGCCGATGTGAAGGGGCGCAAGTTCGTTCTCATCGTCACGATGCTCATCATGGCAGGCGGTTCGTTCCTCATCGCCGTCCTGCCCACCTACGGACAGATCGGCGTCTTCGCCTCACTGATCCTCCTCCTCATCCGAGTGGCACAGGGCTTCGCCCACGGCGGAGAGTCGGCAACGGCGAACTCCTATATCGCCGAGATCGCTCCGGCCCACAAACGCGGTTTCTGGGGCTCCATCGTATTCGTCGCCATCTTCGGCGGTTCGGTGGTCGCCTACACGATCGGGGGCGTAATCACGAATGTCTTCTCCGAGGCGGCTGTTTCCGATTGGGCATGGAGGATTCCGTTCGCGCTCGGCGGTCTGCTCGCGCTCGTTGCGCTGTGGATGCGGCGCGGAATGGTCGAAAGCGATGTCTTCGAATCCGATGAAGCGGAAGAAGTTGTCGACCCGACCCCGCTGGATCGCGGCCGTGTGGCTCGTGCGATCGTCCTCGTCGTGCTCATGACCTCGGGTATCACCGCGGCTCACTACACCTGGACGTCGTACGCGTCGACCTTGGCGATCACCGAACGCGGTATGGATGCGCAGACCGCCTACTGGGCGACCGTCGGTGCGCAGATCATCGCACTCGCGTCGCTGCCCTTCTGGGGATCCCTCTCCGACCGGATCGGTCGTCGGCCGGTGCTCATCGGCTTCGGAGTGCTCATGGCGATCCTGCAGTATCCGCTCATGGGCATGATCACGGACACCGGCTGGACGTTGTTCGTTGCGTCGACGCTGGCACTGCTCGTGGTCTCGATGGCAGGAGCCTTGCTGTCGGCAGTCCTGTCCGAGGCCTTCCCGACGAAGGTCCGTACCCAAGGAATCGGGTTTGCATACTCAGTCTCTGTGGCTGTGTTCGGTGGAACGGCACCGTATCTCAACGGACTGTTCAACTCGCTCGACCTCAGCTGGCTCTCCAGCGGCTGGGTGGTTCTGCTCTGCCTGGCAACGATCGTCGCCGTGGTCAAGCTGCCCGAGACCAAGGGCAAGGACCTCAACGCGATCTGA
- a CDS encoding glycine cleavage system aminomethyltransferase GcvT, translated as MTDQTANTPKETPLHGIHAELGASFTDFGGWDMPLKYGSELAEHRAVREAAGLFDLSHMGEVRISGTDAAAFLDYALVAKYSKMKIGKAKYGVIVNESGGLLDDLITYRIGDEEFLIVPNASNTPTVVAALKDRVEHFVQDVAPGSDVRLTDESDATALIAVQGPNSEAIILRALDESGHGEFGPRTGAGDQAKAQVTDDANGGATSAGDDTITIGQAVRDLGYYAWMPLTIAGIDLMLARTGYTGEDGFELYIPNIGATRLWNTLVTSGADYGLVPCGLAARDSLRLEAGMPLYGNELDENTTPFDAGLGRMIGFKTKDEFFAREALAKLGETEPPRVLVGLSSEGRRAARSGAAVSIDGSEVGTVTSGQPSPTLGHPIALAYLDRDRAEAGTAVTVDIRGKAHDFTVVELPFYKRQAH; from the coding sequence ATGACCGATCAGACTGCGAACACGCCCAAAGAAACCCCGCTGCACGGCATCCACGCCGAGCTCGGTGCCTCGTTCACCGATTTCGGCGGCTGGGACATGCCGCTGAAGTACGGTTCGGAACTCGCCGAACACCGTGCCGTGCGTGAGGCCGCAGGCCTCTTCGACCTCTCCCATATGGGCGAGGTGCGCATCAGCGGAACCGACGCCGCCGCCTTCCTCGACTACGCGCTCGTCGCGAAGTACTCGAAGATGAAGATCGGCAAGGCCAAGTACGGAGTCATCGTCAACGAGTCAGGCGGCCTGCTCGACGACCTCATCACCTACCGCATCGGCGACGAGGAGTTCCTCATCGTCCCCAACGCCTCGAACACGCCCACCGTGGTCGCAGCGCTCAAGGACCGGGTGGAGCACTTCGTCCAGGACGTCGCCCCCGGCTCCGATGTGCGCCTGACCGACGAATCCGACGCCACCGCGCTCATCGCCGTGCAGGGCCCGAACTCGGAGGCGATCATCCTGCGCGCCCTCGACGAGTCCGGCCACGGCGAATTCGGACCCCGCACCGGTGCCGGAGACCAGGCGAAGGCCCAGGTCACCGACGATGCCAACGGGGGAGCCACCTCGGCGGGGGATGACACCATCACCATCGGTCAGGCGGTGCGCGACCTGGGGTACTACGCGTGGATGCCGCTGACGATCGCCGGGATCGACCTCATGCTCGCCCGCACCGGATACACCGGTGAGGACGGGTTCGAGCTCTACATCCCGAACATCGGCGCCACCCGCCTGTGGAACACGCTCGTGACCTCGGGCGCCGACTACGGACTCGTGCCCTGCGGACTGGCCGCGCGCGATTCGCTGCGGCTCGAAGCCGGGATGCCGCTCTACGGCAACGAACTCGATGAGAACACCACCCCGTTCGACGCGGGGCTGGGCCGGATGATCGGGTTCAAGACGAAGGACGAATTCTTCGCCCGCGAAGCTCTGGCGAAACTCGGTGAGACCGAACCGCCGCGCGTGCTCGTCGGCCTGAGCTCGGAGGGGCGCCGTGCCGCCCGCTCCGGAGCCGCAGTGTCGATCGACGGCTCCGAGGTCGGCACCGTCACCTCCGGTCAGCCCTCACCGACGCTCGGCCACCCGATCGCCCTGGCCTACCTCGACCGGGACCGCGCCGAGGCGGGCACCGCCGTGACCGTGGACATCCGCGGCAAGGCACACGACTTCACCGTCGTCGAACTGCCGTTCTACAAGCGCCAGGCCCACTGA
- a CDS encoding ectoine synthase: MYVVNRDDLNDTDRDVKSETWRSRRMVLGKERVGFSFHDTVIYAGTTSTFHYQNHVEAVYCVQGKGTLTDEETGKVYPLHDGVMYLLDGNEKHTVVAEEELRMACVFNPPVTGREVHDENGVYPLILEDEAAPAN, translated from the coding sequence ATGTACGTAGTCAACCGCGATGACCTCAACGACACCGACCGCGATGTGAAGTCCGAGACCTGGCGCTCACGCCGCATGGTGCTCGGCAAGGAGCGCGTCGGATTCTCGTTCCACGACACCGTGATCTACGCCGGAACCACCTCGACGTTCCACTACCAGAACCACGTCGAAGCCGTGTACTGCGTGCAGGGCAAGGGAACGCTGACCGACGAGGAGACCGGCAAGGTCTACCCGCTCCACGATGGCGTCATGTACCTGCTCGACGGAAACGAGAAGCACACCGTCGTGGCTGAGGAAGAGCTCCGCATGGCCTGCGTGTTCAACCCGCCGGTCACCGGCCGTGAGGTCCACGACGAGAACGGCGTGTACCCGCTCATCCTCGAGGATGAAGCGGCACCCGCGAACTGA